A genomic region of Pseudoalteromonas rubra contains the following coding sequences:
- a CDS encoding DUF1330 domain-containing protein, which translates to MVYEYLVGLAVSDNAVYTQYRAAMKPILSQYHGGFGYDFIVSEVLKSETSAPINRVFTIHFPSKEASERFFSDEDYLQVKARYFDASVTHTTIISEYDKQL; encoded by the coding sequence ATGGTGTATGAATATTTGGTCGGGTTAGCTGTATCGGATAATGCGGTATATACGCAGTATCGTGCAGCGATGAAGCCCATTTTAAGTCAGTATCATGGTGGGTTTGGATACGACTTTATCGTTAGTGAAGTTCTTAAATCCGAGACTAGTGCACCGATTAACCGGGTTTTCACTATCCACTTTCCAAGTAAAGAGGCGTCCGAGCGCTTTTTCTCTGATGAAGATTATTTACAGGTCAAAGCTCGATACTTCGATGCATCTGTTACACACACCACGATTATTTCTGAGTATGACAAACAGCTCTAA
- a CDS encoding rhomboid family intramembrane serine protease has protein sequence MSKRALILPPNFMWVVYAMILMILVHLLGSVFGLPVGRFGVIPLSVNHLSGVLTAPFIHGSWGHLASNLVGLSISGYLAARLPNFKRATLFIVVTTGLLVWLLAGSGNHIGASGVVMGYFGLLLGAAVFNRNVLGIVSFIALLLLTYYANISFLGTLFDFSAQTSSSSHIFGFISGLSAAYFTKTKYMNTSGE, from the coding sequence ATGAGCAAGCGCGCATTGATTTTACCGCCCAATTTTATGTGGGTTGTTTATGCGATGATACTGATGATCCTAGTACACCTGTTAGGCAGTGTCTTTGGCTTACCTGTAGGGCGTTTCGGTGTCATCCCACTGAGTGTTAATCACTTGAGTGGAGTGCTTACTGCGCCTTTTATTCATGGTAGCTGGGGCCATTTGGCAAGCAATTTGGTAGGCTTGTCCATCAGTGGCTATCTGGCCGCCAGGTTGCCTAATTTTAAAAGAGCAACCTTGTTTATTGTCGTTACGACAGGGCTGCTTGTCTGGCTTTTAGCTGGTTCAGGTAATCACATTGGTGCATCGGGTGTGGTGATGGGCTATTTTGGTCTGTTGCTTGGCGCAGCCGTATTTAACCGCAACGTGCTGGGTATTGTGAGCTTTATCGCTTTACTGTTACTTACTTATTATGCCAATATCAGCTTTTTAGGGACGCTGTTTGATTTCTCTGCACAAACAAGCAGTTCAAGCCATATTTTTGGTTTTATCAGCGGATTAAGTGCCGCTTATTTTACGAAGACAAAGTACATGAACACGAGCGGGGAATAG
- a CDS encoding YbaB/EbfC family nucleoid-associated protein translates to MFKGGMGNIMKQAQQMQERMEKAQEEIKNLEVVGEAGAGLVKVTMLGSHNVRRVEIDESLMEDDKDMIEDLLAAAVNDAVRRVGEESQKRMSEVTGGMQMPPGFKMPF, encoded by the coding sequence ATGTTTAAAGGTGGAATGGGCAATATCATGAAGCAGGCGCAGCAAATGCAAGAGCGCATGGAAAAAGCCCAGGAAGAGATTAAAAACCTTGAAGTCGTTGGTGAAGCAGGTGCAGGCCTGGTTAAAGTCACTATGCTTGGTAGCCACAACGTGCGTCGTGTAGAGATCGACGAAAGCCTGATGGAAGATGACAAAGACATGATTGAAGACCTGCTTGCAGCTGCGGTCAATGACGCTGTACGCCGCGTAGGCGAAGAGTCGCAAAAGCGCATGTCAGAAGTCACCGGTGGCATGCAGATGCCTCCGGGGTTCAAAATGCCTTTCTAA
- the dnaX gene encoding DNA polymerase III subunit gamma/tau: MSYQVLARKWRPQSFHEMMGQEHVKQALINALNEQRLHHAYLFTGTRGVGKTTIARIFAKSLNCEVGITSTPCGQCSACEEIEAGKFIDLIEIDAASRTKVEDTREILDNVQYAPTRGRYKVYLIDEVHMLSKHSFNALLKTLEEPPEHVKFLLATTDPQKLPITILSRCLQFNLNAMAQSQIVTQLSQILPQESVNFEEPALEVLAKAADGSMRDALSLTDQAIAQTNGELTLPAVQQMLGLMDSSHAVLLMAAVLSQEGEALLAEVADIALKNGNFTSVLDDLISLLHLVQLTQLVPQAANFGQFEAEQVKTLAQQLTPQNTQFMYQLLLVGKKDLSWAPEPKLGFEMIMLRLLAFEQADFSQPAGSAPAAAAKDPGKVGKLRDMLSAKPRGPQAQTSASAPEHHSATTQSQLVTPDPQLAPQNTAELAAPPGAPLTHQSAPPAQVQQNDVPVTAHQADVPAHQVPVPQARPERVAPVIQDEGAAPKQTPPSAPQPMPGDASIEQQYQDIMAQAESQGYEQYQSEPQSQPMPAHQQPEQGQQPQHTPVQQLAQKQQQAQSAIARILQNRQISGAGKLLGGEDEGKKSEPQQGAGPESGAVASGRHFPPTSAEPVQSGPVQSGPVQSGPAETQIQEQVPQQAQPQPGFQPVAPVRKAKKPDMAERFKKDESKLAPELLEQLAPQAPGEQEAQESTLDIPAPENFVSPISDIKFAHQKDDWAQMIEQMQLGGRVRQFALHAMFNRQDQHCTLLVEQSQQHLDSSMLRDKLHESLTKRLNTPVELNIEFVDAVTNTPFLIQQDIDQQRYLQAVDAVNHDPVIQAFAREFEASVDEKSVRAL, encoded by the coding sequence ATGAGTTATCAGGTTCTGGCGCGTAAATGGCGCCCACAGTCGTTCCACGAGATGATGGGGCAGGAGCATGTTAAACAGGCGCTCATTAATGCATTGAATGAGCAACGTTTGCATCATGCCTATCTGTTCACAGGTACTCGCGGAGTGGGTAAAACGACCATTGCCAGGATCTTCGCCAAGAGCCTGAATTGTGAGGTGGGGATCACCTCCACCCCGTGTGGTCAATGTAGTGCGTGTGAAGAGATCGAAGCCGGTAAGTTCATTGATCTTATTGAGATAGATGCTGCATCGCGCACAAAAGTTGAAGACACAAGAGAAATTCTGGACAACGTGCAATATGCACCAACTCGCGGTCGCTATAAAGTGTATCTGATTGATGAAGTGCACATGTTGTCCAAGCACAGCTTTAATGCTTTGCTTAAAACCCTGGAAGAGCCCCCGGAGCACGTTAAGTTTTTGCTGGCGACCACAGATCCGCAAAAATTACCGATCACCATTTTATCGCGCTGCTTGCAGTTTAACCTCAATGCGATGGCACAGAGCCAGATAGTGACACAACTGTCACAAATTTTGCCTCAGGAATCTGTCAATTTTGAAGAGCCTGCGTTAGAAGTGCTAGCTAAGGCCGCAGACGGCAGTATGCGTGATGCACTCAGCCTGACCGATCAGGCCATCGCGCAAACCAATGGTGAGCTAACTTTGCCAGCAGTACAGCAAATGCTTGGCCTGATGGACAGCAGTCATGCGGTATTGCTGATGGCGGCTGTATTGTCACAAGAGGGAGAAGCTTTGTTGGCGGAAGTGGCCGACATTGCCCTGAAAAATGGTAATTTTACCAGTGTGCTGGACGATTTGATTAGCTTACTGCATCTGGTTCAGCTAACTCAGTTGGTACCTCAGGCGGCTAATTTTGGTCAGTTTGAAGCTGAGCAGGTGAAGACGCTGGCACAGCAGTTAACGCCGCAAAACACTCAGTTTATGTATCAGTTATTGTTGGTTGGAAAAAAAGATCTGAGCTGGGCGCCTGAGCCTAAGCTGGGCTTTGAAATGATTATGCTGAGATTGCTGGCATTTGAACAGGCTGACTTTAGTCAGCCGGCTGGCTCAGCACCTGCCGCAGCTGCAAAAGATCCCGGTAAGGTTGGTAAGCTCAGAGACATGCTGAGTGCAAAGCCACGTGGCCCACAGGCTCAAACCAGTGCATCTGCCCCTGAACATCATAGTGCAACAACGCAAAGTCAGTTGGTAACACCAGATCCGCAACTCGCACCGCAAAACACTGCGGAACTGGCTGCACCGCCAGGCGCACCGCTGACGCATCAGAGTGCTCCGCCTGCACAGGTGCAACAAAATGATGTACCAGTTACTGCTCACCAAGCGGATGTCCCTGCGCACCAGGTTCCGGTACCGCAGGCCAGGCCAGAGCGAGTGGCACCAGTTATTCAGGATGAAGGTGCAGCTCCGAAACAGACTCCGCCTTCAGCGCCTCAGCCGATGCCGGGCGATGCCTCGATTGAGCAACAATACCAGGACATTATGGCTCAGGCCGAATCTCAGGGGTATGAGCAGTACCAGAGCGAGCCTCAGTCTCAGCCAATGCCAGCGCATCAGCAACCGGAGCAGGGTCAACAACCTCAGCACACACCGGTTCAGCAACTGGCACAAAAGCAGCAACAGGCGCAGTCGGCGATTGCCCGGATATTACAAAATCGGCAAATTTCCGGTGCGGGTAAGTTGTTGGGAGGAGAGGACGAAGGAAAAAAGTCTGAGCCACAGCAGGGAGCTGGACCTGAGTCCGGCGCTGTTGCATCAGGCAGACATTTCCCGCCAACGTCAGCAGAGCCTGTACAAAGCGGGCCTGTACAAAGCGGGCCTGTACAAAGCGGGCCTGCGGAAACCCAGATACAAGAGCAGGTGCCTCAGCAAGCGCAGCCGCAGCCTGGCTTTCAGCCTGTTGCACCGGTTCGTAAAGCGAAAAAGCCGGATATGGCTGAGCGCTTCAAAAAAGATGAAAGTAAGCTGGCACCTGAGTTGCTTGAGCAATTAGCACCTCAGGCACCAGGTGAGCAGGAAGCACAGGAAAGTACGCTGGATATCCCTGCACCTGAGAATTTTGTCAGTCCAATCAGCGATATTAAATTCGCCCATCAAAAAGACGACTGGGCGCAGATGATTGAACAAATGCAACTCGGTGGCCGGGTAAGGCAGTTTGCACTGCATGCCATGTTTAATCGTCAGGACCAGCACTGTACATTGCTGGTGGAGCAAAGCCAGCAGCATCTGGACTCCAGCATGCTCAGAGATAAACTGCATGAAAGTCTGACTAAGCGACTAAATACACCGGTCGAGTTGAATATCGAATTTGTAGATGCGGTAACGAACACACCGTTTTTGATCCAGCAGGATATTGATCAGCAGAGATATCTTCAGGCGGTTGATGCGGTTAATCATGACCCCGTGATCCAGGCCTTTGCCCGTGAGTTTGAGGCCTCGGTAGATGAAAAGTCGGTAAGGGCATTGTAA
- the apt gene encoding adenine phosphoribosyltransferase produces MTQANLSLIKDSIATVPNYPKEGIMFRDVTTLLANPAAFKATMDCLVEAYKDQGFTKIIGTESRGFIFGAPLAYELGLPFIPVRKPGKLPREVISQSYQLEYGEDVLELHTDAVEPGDKVLLVDDLLATGGTIEATAKLVERLGGKATDAAFVISLPELGGEKRVADMGIKVLKLVEFDGE; encoded by the coding sequence ATGACACAAGCAAATTTGTCACTGATTAAAGACAGCATCGCAACGGTTCCTAACTACCCGAAAGAGGGGATCATGTTTCGTGATGTGACGACCTTGTTGGCTAATCCGGCAGCATTCAAAGCAACGATGGATTGCCTGGTTGAAGCATACAAAGATCAGGGCTTCACCAAGATCATTGGTACTGAGTCTCGTGGCTTTATCTTTGGCGCGCCGTTGGCTTATGAATTGGGTTTGCCGTTTATTCCGGTACGTAAGCCGGGTAAGTTACCGCGCGAAGTGATTAGCCAATCTTATCAGCTTGAGTATGGTGAAGATGTGTTAGAACTGCATACTGATGCTGTAGAACCGGGCGATAAAGTTCTGTTGGTTGATGATTTACTGGCAACCGGTGGTACCATTGAAGCGACCGCTAAACTGGTTGAGCGCCTTGGTGGTAAAGCTACAGACGCTGCCTTTGTTATTTCATTGCCAGAACTGGGCGGTGAGAAGCGCGTTGCAGACATGGGCATTAAGGTGCTTAAACTGGTCGAGTTTGACGGCGAGTAA
- a CDS encoding DNA-binding domain-containing protein: MSFQQIQADFMAHIKNPSKNPAPKDIEDRRMQVYRELFFNNIEGFVASTFPVLKSLYDEQAWLTLVRAFFSQHDCLSPYFLDISREFLSFLQEGYTATPADPPFMLELAHYEWTELEVAIVQEAEAELPIPLPLSEQSGLHLAQAARSVSYQYPVHQITCDYQPQSTSGPHCFIVYRDRAFDVQFIETNPMTALLIQNIVVNPGITIGALAAHLAEQFSQFDEETLINGAIQTLSQFVRLGILVDKKA; encoded by the coding sequence ATGTCATTTCAGCAAATCCAGGCCGATTTTATGGCCCACATTAAGAATCCTAGCAAAAACCCTGCGCCGAAAGACATTGAAGACAGGCGAATGCAAGTGTATCGAGAGCTATTTTTCAATAATATTGAAGGATTTGTCGCCTCTACATTTCCGGTACTGAAAAGCCTCTATGATGAACAAGCCTGGCTAACGCTGGTGCGAGCATTCTTTAGCCAACATGACTGCTTGTCTCCCTACTTTTTGGATATCAGCCGGGAGTTTTTGAGCTTTCTGCAAGAGGGGTATACAGCCACACCTGCGGATCCGCCTTTTATGCTCGAACTGGCCCATTATGAATGGACTGAGTTGGAAGTGGCAATTGTGCAGGAAGCTGAAGCAGAGTTACCGATACCGCTGCCTTTGTCTGAGCAGTCGGGGCTGCATCTGGCGCAGGCTGCACGGAGTGTGAGTTATCAGTATCCTGTGCACCAGATAACCTGTGACTATCAGCCCCAGAGCACCTCAGGCCCTCATTGCTTTATCGTTTATCGCGATAGGGCATTTGACGTACAATTTATCGAAACTAATCCAATGACGGCATTGTTGATCCAAAACATTGTTGTTAACCCCGGGATAACCATAGGTGCGTTGGCTGCACATCTGGCTGAACAATTTAGTCAATTTGACGAAGAGACGCTGATCAATGGCGCAATCCAGACGCTCAGTCAGTTTGTTCGCCTCGGCATATTGGTCGATAAAAAAGCATAA
- a CDS encoding DUF692 domain-containing protein, protein MNKPFGMVGMGLRREMLDDILAAPPQQVDYYEVAPENWMTLGGKYAAQFSELTARHPFVCHGLSLSLGSPAPLDTEFVSDLKTFFSQHNIRCYSEHLSYCSGGGHMYDLMPIPFTEEAVLHTAARIREVQARLERRIAVENVSYYAAPGQQLSELDFTLAVLQESDCDLLLDVNNIYVNSINHGYDASAFLAAMPSERIAYGHIAGHYVEAEDLLVDTHGDAVCDPVWQLLQEAYRIHGVFPTLLERDFNIPPMPQLLDEVDQIHTVQRLDKSHRGIA, encoded by the coding sequence ATGAATAAACCGTTTGGTATGGTGGGGATGGGCCTGAGGCGTGAAATGCTGGATGATATTCTGGCTGCGCCGCCTCAGCAGGTAGACTATTACGAAGTCGCACCAGAAAACTGGATGACGCTCGGTGGCAAATACGCTGCTCAGTTTTCAGAGTTAACGGCCCGGCACCCATTTGTCTGTCATGGTTTATCATTATCACTCGGATCACCGGCACCGCTTGATACCGAGTTTGTCAGTGATCTGAAAACCTTTTTTAGCCAACATAACATACGCTGCTATAGCGAGCACTTGAGCTATTGTTCAGGGGGCGGGCACATGTACGATTTGATGCCGATCCCTTTCACTGAAGAAGCCGTACTGCATACCGCAGCACGGATCCGGGAAGTACAAGCGCGTCTGGAGCGTCGTATCGCGGTAGAAAACGTCTCCTATTACGCTGCACCTGGCCAGCAATTATCAGAGCTGGACTTTACCCTGGCGGTATTGCAAGAGTCTGATTGTGACTTGCTGCTGGATGTGAACAATATTTACGTTAACTCAATTAATCATGGTTATGATGCCAGCGCGTTTCTAGCGGCGATGCCCAGTGAGCGCATTGCATATGGCCACATTGCTGGTCATTATGTTGAGGCAGAAGACTTGCTCGTCGATACGCATGGCGATGCAGTGTGCGACCCTGTCTGGCAGCTATTGCAGGAGGCGTATCGCATACATGGTGTGTTTCCGACTTTGCTTGAACGAGATTTCAATATACCGCCTATGCCTCAGTTATTGGATGAGGTAGATCAGATCCACACCGTACAGCGTCTGGATAAGTCACACAGAGGGATCGCCTGA
- a CDS encoding tRNA-dihydrouridine synthase, with translation MKLFLAPMEGVVDFKMRELLTDLGGFDMCVTEFIRVVDLTLPRRVFVRYCPELLNGGLTRAGTPVRIQLLGQVPHALAANARKAVKLGSHGVDLNFGCPAKTVNKSKGGAVLLKEPEQIYQIIRAVREAVPQEHEVSAKIRLGFDDDANSTEIVDAVQSAGASSLVIHARTKRDGYKPPAYWEKIPPLLERLTIPVVANGEIWQVEDAMRCQQRSACDNLMLGRGALATPDLAAKIKAHVEGRNYRPLEWQEVVYHILHSSMHQDPEVGEKYFSSRTKQWLGYLKLQYPQAHTLFDEIKRLKSKDDVVSVLDKYAKSPLLDSNHNNEPTA, from the coding sequence ATGAAACTATTTTTGGCCCCGATGGAGGGCGTTGTCGATTTCAAAATGCGCGAACTGCTCACCGATCTCGGTGGGTTTGATATGTGTGTTACTGAGTTTATTCGTGTTGTAGACCTGACACTACCGCGCCGTGTTTTTGTGCGTTACTGTCCTGAACTGCTGAATGGCGGTTTAACCCGCGCAGGCACGCCTGTGCGCATTCAACTGCTTGGTCAGGTGCCCCATGCGTTGGCCGCTAATGCCAGAAAAGCCGTAAAGCTGGGCTCTCACGGTGTTGACCTAAATTTTGGTTGTCCGGCTAAAACGGTCAACAAGAGTAAGGGTGGCGCAGTACTACTCAAAGAACCTGAACAAATATATCAGATCATTCGCGCTGTTCGCGAAGCGGTACCACAAGAACACGAAGTCAGTGCCAAAATTCGACTTGGCTTTGACGACGATGCAAACAGCACCGAAATTGTCGACGCCGTGCAAAGTGCCGGCGCATCCAGCCTGGTGATCCATGCCCGCACCAAACGGGATGGCTATAAACCGCCGGCCTACTGGGAAAAAATTCCACCACTTCTGGAACGACTGACAATTCCTGTTGTTGCCAATGGCGAAATTTGGCAAGTGGAAGATGCAATGCGTTGTCAGCAGCGTAGCGCCTGCGACAACCTGATGTTAGGCCGGGGAGCATTGGCTACCCCAGATCTGGCAGCCAAGATAAAAGCACATGTCGAAGGACGCAACTACCGTCCTCTTGAATGGCAGGAAGTGGTTTACCACATATTACATTCCTCAATGCACCAGGACCCTGAGGTGGGAGAAAAGTATTTTTCATCACGTACCAAACAGTGGCTAGGTTACTTAAAATTACAATACCCGCAGGCTCATACCTTATTCGATGAAATAAAACGCCTGAAAAGTAAAGATGATGTGGTATCCGTGCTGGATAAATACGCAAAGTCCCCGCTGCTTGATTCAAATCATAACAATGAGCCGACTGCCTAA
- a CDS encoding TraR/DksA C4-type zinc finger protein: MNENLKNHYQVKLQAELDQIRHEFLADLKQASNHATEALISTLQSAPPHEWVDIASDRICPGQFPNFERLVKVEAAICQMDIGQFGYCCDCEKKIEDTLLAVDPAAQRCLECLAKQK; this comes from the coding sequence ATGAATGAGAATTTAAAGAATCACTATCAGGTAAAACTGCAGGCTGAGCTGGACCAGATCCGACACGAATTTCTTGCGGATTTAAAACAAGCCAGTAACCATGCGACCGAGGCGTTGATCAGCACATTACAGTCAGCGCCACCACACGAATGGGTCGATATCGCATCCGACAGAATCTGTCCGGGTCAGTTTCCGAACTTTGAACGCCTGGTCAAAGTAGAAGCTGCAATTTGCCAGATGGACATAGGCCAGTTTGGCTACTGTTGCGACTGTGAAAAGAAAATTGAGGACACCCTGCTCGCCGTTGACCCGGCCGCACAAAGGTGCCTTGAATGCCTGGCTAAGCAGAAGTAA
- a CDS encoding tetratricopeptide repeat protein — protein sequence MKQMSKATALALMMSLAGGALSTAAFAAPDPAKIEARKNAKTKVMGERVGKKVIKAFDLYNEDKVDEAIALLLEIDASDDFDRATVNRYLGNLYAQKEDYQTAIKYIRQAIAPDVLNFKDQGDLIKLLGDLLIGTEQYDGAKKAYYDWMDFTGEQDAKVYGRIAQANYELKQFRDVIEPADQAIALNKEEPNKSFYMLKIGSYFELKQFKNAVKVAEELVKLFPEDPKMWTQLGSFYMQTEDYKKGQTVMEVAYKNGYFEKENHYKILSSYYSLNEIPYKAAKVMEKSVKEEKVKRTKQNVTAIASYYHQAKHISDAAKYYEEAAKFDEDAELYRKAGSLLLQDQQYNAAVVRLNKALELGSKKKGTIYSDLAEAYLYQEKYKQAYTAIVKAQEDPRTRKFARSWASFIKEKAQRKGISL from the coding sequence ATGAAGCAAATGTCTAAAGCAACAGCTCTTGCTCTGATGATGTCTTTGGCTGGCGGTGCTTTAAGCACTGCCGCGTTTGCCGCACCAGATCCTGCAAAGATCGAAGCGCGTAAAAATGCCAAAACTAAGGTTATGGGTGAGCGAGTTGGTAAAAAGGTTATCAAAGCGTTTGACTTGTATAACGAAGACAAAGTTGATGAAGCAATTGCATTATTGCTTGAGATCGACGCGTCTGACGATTTCGACCGCGCTACGGTAAACCGTTACCTGGGTAACTTGTATGCTCAGAAAGAAGATTATCAAACAGCAATTAAGTACATCCGTCAGGCGATTGCGCCAGATGTGTTGAACTTTAAAGATCAGGGCGATCTTATCAAGTTGTTGGGTGACCTTCTGATTGGTACTGAGCAGTACGACGGTGCCAAGAAAGCTTACTACGACTGGATGGATTTCACTGGCGAACAAGACGCTAAAGTATATGGCCGTATTGCTCAGGCAAACTATGAACTTAAGCAGTTCAGAGATGTGATTGAGCCTGCGGACCAGGCAATTGCGTTAAACAAAGAAGAACCTAATAAGTCATTCTACATGCTTAAAATTGGTTCTTACTTTGAGCTTAAGCAGTTTAAAAACGCCGTAAAGGTGGCTGAAGAGCTGGTGAAATTGTTCCCTGAAGACCCGAAAATGTGGACTCAGTTGGGCTCCTTCTACATGCAGACGGAAGACTATAAAAAAGGTCAGACCGTGATGGAAGTGGCTTATAAAAATGGTTATTTTGAAAAAGAAAACCATTATAAAATACTGAGCAGCTACTACTCATTGAACGAAATTCCATACAAAGCCGCTAAGGTGATGGAAAAGTCGGTCAAAGAGGAGAAGGTTAAGCGCACTAAGCAAAACGTAACGGCAATTGCCAGCTACTATCATCAGGCTAAGCACATCAGTGATGCTGCTAAGTACTATGAAGAAGCTGCAAAGTTCGACGAAGATGCTGAGTTATACCGTAAAGCCGGTAGCTTGTTACTTCAGGACCAGCAGTACAACGCAGCCGTTGTTCGTTTGAACAAAGCGTTGGAACTGGGTTCTAAGAAAAAAGGTACAATCTACTCAGACTTAGCGGAAGCTTACCTCTATCAGGAAAAGTATAAGCAAGCATATACTGCGATTGTTAAGGCTCAGGAAGATCCTAGAACACGTAAATTTGCTCGCAGCTGGGCCTCTTTCATCAAAGAGAAAGCACAGCGTAAAGGCATCAGCCTTTAA
- a CDS encoding energy transducer TonB, translating to MIRFLFSLLAGGAVTFGLFFFMSYLISGGADRADNKKEEIIVEIMSNPPESDVQERKRVPPPPPPPPKQPPKPQPPQPENANPNAGAIGFNMPSIDIGGTAGGLSGPGDFGRDGEATPIVRIEPKYPPQAARDGKEGWVQLRFTINELGGVDDIEIIDAEPKRIFNREAKRALRKWKYRPKIVDGKPQKQPGITVQLDFKLNQD from the coding sequence ATGATTCGATTTCTGTTTTCACTTCTTGCAGGTGGGGCAGTAACCTTCGGCTTATTCTTCTTTATGTCCTATCTCATCTCAGGAGGAGCGGATAGGGCTGATAATAAGAAGGAAGAGATCATAGTCGAGATTATGTCGAATCCGCCTGAATCAGATGTGCAGGAGAGGAAGCGTGTACCGCCTCCACCTCCTCCACCGCCAAAGCAGCCGCCTAAACCGCAGCCGCCTCAGCCTGAGAATGCTAACCCAAATGCAGGTGCAATTGGCTTTAACATGCCTAGCATCGACATCGGTGGCACAGCTGGTGGTTTAAGTGGTCCTGGTGATTTCGGTCGTGACGGTGAAGCAACACCTATCGTTCGTATCGAACCTAAGTATCCGCCTCAAGCAGCGCGTGATGGTAAAGAAGGCTGGGTACAGCTGCGCTTCACTATCAATGAGCTGGGCGGTGTAGATGACATTGAGATCATCGATGCTGAACCAAAGCGTATTTTCAACCGTGAAGCAAAACGTGCGCTTCGCAAATGGAAGTACAGACCTAAAATCGTTGATGGTAAGCCTCAGAAACAACCAGGTATTACTGTACAACTCGACTTTAAACTTAACCAAGACTAA
- a CDS encoding ExbD/TolR family protein — MARKQRFREEEEAAVDMTPMLDIVFIMLIFFIVTTSFVKEAGIEVKKPKAAQAQQTKNANIFIAIRENGEIWMDKRQVDVERVSANLENLLAEQQTETVIIQADKGAKHGVVVKVMDQIKATDDALKISIAGAK, encoded by the coding sequence ATGGCACGTAAACAACGTTTTCGTGAGGAAGAAGAAGCAGCAGTAGACATGACCCCGATGCTTGACATCGTATTCATCATGTTGATCTTCTTCATCGTTACTACCTCTTTTGTTAAAGAGGCCGGTATTGAAGTTAAAAAGCCAAAAGCTGCACAGGCACAACAAACTAAGAATGCGAACATCTTCATCGCTATCCGTGAAAACGGTGAGATCTGGATGGATAAGCGTCAGGTTGATGTTGAGCGTGTAAGTGCGAACCTTGAAAATCTGTTAGCTGAGCAACAAACCGAGACCGTTATTATCCAGGCGGATAAAGGCGCGAAACACGGCGTAGTTGTTAAGGTAATGGACCAGATTAAGGCAACTGACGACGCCTTGAAGATTTCAATAGCTGGAGCTAAGTGA
- a CDS encoding MotA/TolQ/ExbB proton channel family protein: protein MLVLVETWESIRDFVATGGDVLYVVAIALFLMWVLMIERYWFLLAEFPKIKKGIVSRWDARQDTTSWYAHRIRDAWISEASEKLDERMLIIKTLVAMCPLIGLLGTVTGMISVFETMATQGTGNPRLMASGISMATIPTMAGMVAALSGVFFSTRLEARAKMAKEKLIDSLPHH, encoded by the coding sequence ATGCTAGTCCTGGTGGAGACGTGGGAATCTATCAGGGATTTTGTTGCTACAGGCGGCGATGTATTATACGTGGTCGCGATAGCACTCTTTCTAATGTGGGTATTAATGATTGAGCGCTATTGGTTCCTATTGGCTGAATTTCCTAAAATTAAAAAGGGAATAGTAAGCAGATGGGATGCCCGCCAAGATACTACATCTTGGTACGCACACAGAATCCGCGATGCATGGATTTCTGAAGCGTCTGAAAAATTAGATGAGCGCATGTTGATTATCAAAACATTGGTTGCAATGTGTCCGTTAATCGGTCTACTCGGTACAGTAACAGGTATGATTTCGGTATTCGAAACCATGGCTACACAAGGTACAGGTAACCCTCGATTGATGGCCTCAGGCATCTCAATGGCAACGATACCAACAATGGCTGGAATGGTTGCGGCACTATCAGGTGTATTCTTTAGCACCCGTCTTGAAGCGAGAGCTAAGATGGCTAAAGAGAAACTAATTGATAGCTTGCCACATCACTAG